A genomic region of Phenylobacterium parvum contains the following coding sequences:
- a CDS encoding class I adenylate-forming enzyme family protein, with product MSIAEAHARLTAPGQRFEMEEKVIRGVAQRVWKNAPPTLRDIFLNGRTFGAREFLVYEDDRATYEAFARATIALARQLQADGVRKGDRVAVIMRNLPEWPVAFFAGILAGAIVTPLNGWWTGPELQYGLADSGTKVALVDDERLERIAPHLDELPDLEKIYVARLPAGADPGPRAARLEQAIGPVNSWMDLPDAPLPDVAIDPEDDATILYTSGTTGRPKGALGTHRNMTTNVMTSGIAAVRNFLRAGQPLPESDPHKLPQRSSLLVVPLFHATGLSATLGPTMNAGGKIVLMRRWEAEQAMQIIERERIDATGGVPTIAWQLIEHPARAKYDLSSLVSVSYGGAPSAPELVRRIVEVFPGSAPGNGWGMTETTATFTSHTGKDYEARPDSAGPAAPVGEMQIRDPGDGITLLPVGQVGELWVKGPQVVKLYWNKPEATAETFRDGWLRTGDLARLDEEGFMFIVDRAKDMLIRGGENIYCVEVENVLFDHPDVMDAALVGVPHKTLGEEPAAVVHLKPGGTAGEAELRQWVRERLAAFKVPVEVRFWPEPLPRNANGKILKTELKTVFEARE from the coding sequence ATGTCGATCGCCGAGGCGCACGCGCGCCTGACGGCGCCGGGCCAGCGGTTCGAGATGGAGGAGAAGGTGATCCGTGGCGTCGCCCAGCGGGTGTGGAAGAACGCCCCGCCCACCCTGCGGGACATCTTCCTCAATGGCCGCACCTTCGGCGCCCGCGAGTTCCTCGTCTACGAGGACGACCGCGCGACCTATGAGGCCTTCGCCCGCGCCACCATCGCCCTGGCCCGCCAGCTGCAGGCCGACGGCGTGCGCAAGGGCGATCGGGTCGCCGTCATCATGCGCAACCTGCCGGAGTGGCCCGTCGCCTTTTTCGCCGGGATCCTGGCCGGGGCGATCGTGACGCCCCTTAACGGCTGGTGGACCGGGCCGGAGCTGCAGTACGGACTGGCGGACTCCGGGACCAAGGTGGCCCTGGTGGACGATGAGCGCCTGGAGCGGATCGCGCCTCACCTGGACGAGCTTCCGGACCTCGAGAAGATCTATGTCGCCCGCCTGCCCGCTGGCGCTGACCCCGGCCCGCGGGCCGCCCGGCTGGAGCAAGCGATCGGTCCGGTCAACAGCTGGATGGACCTTCCCGACGCGCCCCTTCCCGACGTGGCGATCGATCCGGAGGATGATGCGACCATCCTCTACACCTCCGGCACCACGGGCCGGCCCAAGGGCGCCCTGGGCACCCATCGCAACATGACCACCAACGTCATGACCAGCGGGATCGCCGCCGTCCGGAACTTCCTGCGTGCCGGCCAGCCCCTGCCGGAAAGCGACCCGCACAAGCTGCCCCAGCGCAGCTCGCTGCTGGTCGTGCCCCTGTTCCACGCCACGGGCCTGTCGGCCACCCTCGGCCCCACCATGAACGCCGGCGGCAAGATCGTGCTCATGCGCCGCTGGGAGGCCGAGCAGGCCATGCAGATCATCGAGCGCGAGCGGATCGACGCCACCGGCGGCGTGCCCACCATCGCCTGGCAGCTGATCGAGCACCCGGCCCGGGCGAAGTACGACCTGTCCTCCCTGGTCTCGGTCTCCTATGGCGGCGCGCCTTCGGCGCCGGAGCTGGTGCGGCGCATCGTCGAGGTGTTCCCCGGCTCTGCGCCGGGCAATGGCTGGGGCATGACCGAGACCACGGCCACCTTCACCAGCCACACCGGCAAGGACTACGAGGCCCGGCCGGACAGCGCCGGTCCCGCCGCGCCGGTGGGCGAGATGCAGATCCGCGATCCTGGCGACGGGATCACCCTCTTGCCGGTCGGGCAGGTGGGCGAGCTGTGGGTCAAGGGCCCGCAGGTGGTGAAGCTTTACTGGAACAAGCCCGAGGCGACGGCCGAGACCTTCCGCGACGGCTGGCTCCGCACCGGCGACCTCGCCCGCCTGGACGAGGAGGGCTTCATGTTCATCGTCGACCGGGCCAAGGACATGCTGATCCGCGGCGGCGAGAACATCTACTGCGTCGAGGTCGAGAACGTCCTTTTCGACCATCCGGACGTGATGGACGCCGCCCTGGTCGGGGTTCCCCACAAGACCCTTGGAGAGGAGCCCGCCGCCGTGGTCCACCTGAAGCCCGGCGGAACCGCCGGCGAGGCCGAGCTGAGGCAGTGGGTGCGCGAGCGCCTCGCCGCCTTCAAGGTTCCGGTGGAGGTGCGGTTCTGGCCCGAGCCCCTGCCGCGCAACGCCAACGGCAAGATTCTCAAGACCGAGCTCAAGACCGTGTTCGAGGCCCGGGAATGA
- a CDS encoding acyl-CoA dehydrogenase family protein, which produces MAWDFETDPEFQKKLDWIEDFMREEVEPLSHLGMAAHGPLGREKFIKPLQDKVKAQGLWACHLGPELGGQGYGQLKLGLMNEKLGRNGLAPTIFGCQAPDTGNAEIIAHYGTDKQKEQYLWPLLNGEIRSAFSMSEPTGGSDPLTFRTRAVLDGDEWVINGEKWYSTNARWAKVLVVYAITDPDAKDPYRRTSIFLVPTDTPGVRIIRNVAVGAGGEIGGGNEGYVEYKDVRVPYDALLGERGAAFVIAQVRLGGGRVHHAMRTVGACKHALDLMCQRAVSRTTRDGRLADLQMVQEQIADSWIALESFRLLVLRTAWLIDKHKDYNMVRKDIAAIKVAMPKVYNDIATKAAHLHGALGVSNEMPFMHMVTSSLVMGIADGPTEVHKVTLAKQVLKDYRPDNDLFPKYHIPRLREEAQEKFSKELSEMKEEYARRARDAASA; this is translated from the coding sequence ATGGCCTGGGACTTCGAAACCGATCCTGAATTCCAGAAGAAACTCGACTGGATCGAGGACTTCATGCGCGAGGAGGTCGAACCCCTCAGCCACCTTGGCATGGCCGCCCACGGCCCCCTGGGCCGCGAGAAGTTCATCAAGCCCCTGCAGGACAAGGTGAAGGCCCAGGGCCTGTGGGCCTGCCACCTCGGCCCCGAGCTTGGCGGCCAGGGCTATGGCCAGCTGAAGCTGGGCCTGATGAACGAAAAGCTCGGCCGCAACGGCCTGGCTCCCACCATCTTCGGCTGTCAGGCGCCGGACACCGGCAACGCCGAGATCATCGCCCACTACGGCACGGACAAGCAGAAGGAGCAGTACCTCTGGCCCCTCCTGAACGGCGAGATCCGCTCGGCCTTCTCCATGTCGGAACCCACCGGCGGTTCTGACCCCCTGACCTTCCGCACCCGCGCCGTGCTGGACGGCGACGAGTGGGTGATCAACGGCGAGAAGTGGTACTCGACCAACGCCCGCTGGGCCAAGGTGCTGGTGGTCTACGCCATCACCGACCCTGACGCGAAGGACCCCTACCGGCGCACCTCCATCTTCCTGGTGCCCACCGATACCCCCGGGGTCCGCATCATCCGCAACGTCGCCGTCGGCGCCGGCGGCGAGATCGGCGGCGGGAACGAGGGCTATGTCGAGTACAAGGACGTCCGGGTTCCCTACGACGCCCTGCTGGGCGAGCGCGGCGCGGCCTTCGTGATCGCCCAGGTGCGCCTGGGCGGCGGCCGGGTGCACCACGCCATGCGGACGGTCGGCGCCTGCAAGCACGCCCTGGACCTGATGTGCCAGCGGGCCGTCTCCCGCACCACGCGCGACGGCCGCCTGGCCGACCTGCAGATGGTCCAGGAGCAGATCGCCGACTCCTGGATCGCCCTGGAGAGCTTCCGCCTCCTGGTGCTGAGGACGGCTTGGCTGATCGACAAGCACAAGGACTACAATATGGTCCGTAAGGACATCGCCGCCATCAAGGTGGCCATGCCCAAGGTCTACAACGACATCGCCACAAAGGCCGCCCACCTGCACGGCGCCCTGGGTGTCTCGAACGAGATGCCCTTCATGCATATGGTCACCAGCTCGCTGGTGATGGGCATCGCCGACGGCCCGACCGAGGTGCACAAGGTCACCCTGGCCAAGCAGGTGCTCAAGGACTACCGGCCCGACAACGACCTCTTCCCCAAGTACCACATCCCCCGCCTGCGCGAGGAAGCCCAGGAGAAGTTCTCCAAGGAGCTTTCGGAGATGAAGGAAGAGTACGCCCGCCGGGCTCGGGACGCCGCCTCGGCCTGA
- the ribB gene encoding 3,4-dihydroxy-2-butanone-4-phosphate synthase — protein sequence MKRPYLVTDPPASAPGESAISPIEDIIEDARNGRPYILVDAEDRENEGDVIIPAQFATPEQINFMAKHARGLICLSITGERSRQLRLPPMSADNQSGHGTAFTVSIEAREGVTTGISAHDRAHTIAVAVDPTKGADDIVSPGHVFPLVARDGGVLVRAGHTEAAVDISRLAGLNPAGVICEIMKDDGSMARLPDLIVFAQTHGLKIGTIADLIAYRRRTERQVERVLETPVESAFGGRFRMVIYRNILDRTEHMVLTRGRIEADRPTLVRMHRLDLAADVIGAGGVRSGFVSKALETLGAADGAGVAVFISDSNPSWLSERYGADPAVDHGANVLRDYGVGAQILIDLGVRDMVLLTNSATVLPGSAGYGLRIVERRPLD from the coding sequence ATGAAGCGTCCCTATCTCGTCACCGACCCGCCGGCCTCCGCCCCGGGCGAGTCCGCCATCAGCCCCATCGAGGACATCATCGAGGACGCCCGCAACGGCCGTCCCTACATCCTGGTGGACGCCGAGGACCGCGAGAACGAGGGCGATGTCATTATCCCGGCCCAGTTCGCCACGCCCGAGCAGATCAACTTCATGGCCAAGCACGCTCGCGGCCTGATCTGCCTGTCGATCACCGGCGAGCGGTCGCGCCAGCTGCGCCTTCCGCCCATGTCGGCGGACAACCAGTCGGGGCACGGCACCGCCTTCACCGTCTCCATCGAGGCCCGCGAAGGCGTGACTACCGGCATCTCGGCCCATGACCGGGCGCACACCATCGCCGTGGCGGTGGACCCGACCAAGGGCGCGGACGACATCGTTTCGCCCGGCCACGTCTTCCCCCTGGTCGCCCGGGACGGCGGCGTCCTGGTCCGCGCCGGCCACACCGAGGCCGCCGTGGATATCTCGCGTCTTGCAGGCCTGAACCCGGCGGGTGTCATCTGCGAGATCATGAAGGACGACGGGTCCATGGCCCGGCTGCCTGACCTGATCGTCTTCGCCCAGACCCATGGCCTGAAGATCGGCACCATCGCCGACCTCATCGCTTACCGCCGGCGGACCGAACGCCAGGTGGAGCGGGTGCTTGAGACCCCGGTGGAAAGCGCCTTCGGGGGTCGCTTCAGGATGGTCATCTACCGCAACATCCTGGACCGGACCGAGCACATGGTCCTGACCCGCGGGCGCATTGAGGCCGACCGTCCGACCCTGGTGCGCATGCACCGCCTCGACCTCGCCGCCGACGTGATCGGGGCCGGTGGGGTGCGTTCGGGTTTCGTGAGCAAGGCCCTGGAGACCCTCGGTGCAGCCGATGGCGCGGGCGTCGCGGTCTTCATCAGCGACTCCAACCCGTCGTGGCTTTCCGAGCGCTATGGCGCCGACCCTGCGGTGGATCATGGCGCCAACGTCCTGCGGGACTATGGGGTCGGGGCCCAGATCCTGATCGACCTCGGGGTAAGGGACATGGTCCTCCTGACCAACTCCGCCACCGTTCTGCCCGGCTCAGCCGGCTATGGCCTACGGATCGTCGAGCGCCGCCCCCTCGACTGA
- a CDS encoding serine hydrolase domain-containing protein, whose protein sequence is MSTPESHGFSSTRLARLDRFLKEKYLDTGRLPCAQVQVLRGDDLVHESVQGLSDRERGRASTRDDVYRIYSMTKPITSLAFMMLVEEGAVALDDPVARFIPEWKDLAVFSAGTGPYLTTPPSQPMQMVDLLRHTSGLTYGFQTRTNVDAAYRKLKIADSHGDLDTQGFVDALARLPLEFSPGEAWNYSVSTDVLGVLVERISGRPFQDFLADRIFAPLGMTETGFSVRPDQADRFAACYAPTPQGGLTLQDDPATSAYHRTPSFHSGGGGLVSTADDYMKFCRMLVNRGELGGHRLVAPATLRLMASNHLPGGQDLTMLSRSLFSEATNAGVGFGLGFAVTFDPVRAMLTSSPGEYYWGGAASTAFWIDPVKDIAVVFLTQLMGSSTYPIRRELRTLVYSALMEP, encoded by the coding sequence ATGAGCACACCTGAATCCCACGGATTCTCCAGCACACGGCTGGCGCGCCTCGACCGGTTTCTGAAGGAAAAGTACCTCGATACGGGCCGGTTACCCTGCGCCCAGGTCCAGGTCCTGAGGGGCGACGACCTCGTGCACGAGAGCGTCCAGGGCCTGTCGGACCGCGAGCGGGGTCGCGCCTCCACCCGGGACGATGTCTACCGCATCTATTCCATGACCAAGCCGATCACGAGCCTGGCCTTCATGATGCTGGTCGAGGAGGGCGCGGTGGCCCTGGACGACCCGGTCGCGCGCTTCATTCCCGAGTGGAAGGACCTGGCGGTCTTCTCCGCCGGGACCGGTCCCTACCTGACGACCCCGCCGTCGCAGCCCATGCAGATGGTGGACCTCCTGCGGCATACCTCCGGCCTGACCTATGGCTTCCAGACCCGGACCAATGTCGACGCCGCCTACCGTAAGCTGAAGATCGCCGACTCCCATGGCGACCTCGACACCCAGGGCTTCGTCGACGCCCTGGCCCGCTTGCCCCTCGAGTTCTCGCCGGGAGAAGCCTGGAACTATTCCGTCTCCACCGACGTGCTGGGGGTCCTGGTCGAGCGGATTTCAGGGCGTCCCTTCCAGGACTTCCTGGCCGACCGGATCTTCGCACCCCTCGGCATGACAGAGACCGGGTTCAGCGTCCGCCCCGACCAGGCGGACCGCTTTGCGGCCTGCTACGCCCCGACCCCGCAGGGCGGCCTGACCCTCCAGGACGATCCGGCCACCAGCGCCTATCACCGCACGCCGAGCTTCCATTCAGGGGGCGGCGGCCTGGTCTCGACGGCGGACGACTACATGAAGTTCTGCCGGATGCTGGTGAACCGCGGCGAGCTGGGCGGCCATCGCCTGGTCGCGCCGGCCACCCTGCGCCTCATGGCCTCCAACCACCTGCCGGGCGGCCAGGACCTGACCATGCTGTCGCGCTCGCTCTTCTCGGAGGCGACCAACGCCGGCGTGGGCTTCGGCCTGGGCTTCGCCGTCACCTTCGACCCGGTCCGGGCCATGCTGACCTCCAGCCCTGGCGAGTACTACTGGGGGGGGGCGGCCTCGACGGCCTTCTGGATCGATCCGGTCAAGGATATCGCCGTGGTCTTCCTGACCCAGTTGATGGGCTCGTCGACCTACCCGATCCGGCGCGAGCTGCGGACCCTGGTCTACTCGGCCCTGATGGAGCCCTGA
- a CDS encoding YciC family protein produces MTDISFAPSKLPVIATFEKTCRAFLKALGPLALLMLLLIGVTVAGLVAMAIPLAGLGLALQRGLGLDPESLPFGLAMAPLILGFIGVFIAIVLRFAVAQYKLADASAEGRNPRLMDVLRDPKPSLVSFFLLTLVVGIFTLLGMILFIVPGIMIALAFCMAPMAMIFEGKDLGDALRRSRDLTRGNRWRLLGLFILSGLLFFPASLLTSLPLDSDPDIALSPLTGVFFLLNLAVSFASSIFTVVLAVTIYRSLRALKDGPAVAPAPAPEASPAA; encoded by the coding sequence ATGACCGACATTTCGTTTGCGCCCAGCAAGCTTCCCGTCATCGCGACCTTCGAAAAGACCTGCAGGGCCTTCCTCAAGGCTCTGGGCCCGCTGGCGCTCCTGATGCTGCTTCTCATCGGCGTCACCGTCGCCGGGCTGGTCGCCATGGCCATACCGCTCGCCGGACTGGGACTTGCCCTGCAGAGGGGCCTTGGGCTTGATCCGGAATCGCTGCCGTTCGGGCTCGCCATGGCGCCCCTGATCCTTGGCTTCATCGGGGTGTTCATCGCCATCGTCCTGCGGTTCGCCGTCGCCCAGTACAAGCTGGCGGACGCCTCCGCTGAGGGGCGGAACCCGAGGCTGATGGACGTCCTGCGCGACCCGAAGCCCAGCCTTGTCAGCTTCTTCCTGCTGACCCTGGTCGTCGGCATCTTCACCCTTCTGGGCATGATCCTGTTCATCGTTCCCGGGATCATGATCGCCCTCGCCTTCTGCATGGCGCCGATGGCCATGATCTTCGAGGGGAAGGACCTCGGCGACGCGCTCCGGCGCAGCCGGGACCTGACCCGGGGCAACCGCTGGCGACTCCTCGGGCTCTTCATCCTCTCGGGGCTTCTCTTCTTCCCGGCGTCCCTCCTGACGAGCCTTCCCCTGGATAGCGACCCGGACATCGCCCTTTCGCCGCTCACCGGCGTCTTCTTCCTACTTAATCTTGCGGTCTCATTCGCGAGCTCGATCTTCACCGTCGTCCTGGCGGTGACGATCTATCGGTCGCTCCGCGCCCTGAAGGACGGCCCGGCCGTGGCCCCGGCTCCGGCTCCGGAGGCCTCACCCGCCGCCTGA
- the rfbB gene encoding dTDP-glucose 4,6-dehydratase: MKAGPQMKLIVTGGAGFIGSAVVRRAVGEGRQVVNLDALTYSASLDNVASVARSPGYVFEHADICDAAAVAAIFERHQPDALMHLAAESHNDRAIDGPIDFVRTNVLGTAVLLEAARLYWSALPPGRREAFRFHHVSTDEVFGALGEDGAFSEATPYDPNSPYSASKAGADHLVRAWGRTYGLPVVITNCANNYGPFQFPEKLIPTVVVRALEGKTIPVYGDGRQVRDWLHVDDHAEALLTVLDRGRLGETYCIGGDSTRRNIEVVRMLCEALDRHAPANTPHADKITFVTDRPGHDFRYAIDASKIRDELGWAPRTPVPQGLDETVRWYVENQAWWQAIRDRGFASERQGLSGGG; encoded by the coding sequence TTGAAGGCAGGTCCCCAGATGAAGCTCATCGTCACCGGCGGCGCAGGATTCATCGGGTCGGCCGTGGTCCGCAGGGCCGTCGGCGAAGGACGGCAGGTGGTCAACCTGGACGCCCTCACCTATTCCGCCAGCCTCGACAACGTCGCCTCCGTGGCGCGGTCTCCCGGCTATGTCTTCGAGCACGCCGACATCTGCGACGCCGCCGCGGTGGCCGCCATCTTCGAGCGCCACCAGCCGGACGCCCTCATGCACCTGGCGGCCGAGAGCCATAACGACCGGGCCATCGACGGCCCCATCGACTTCGTGCGCACCAATGTCCTGGGGACCGCCGTCCTGCTGGAGGCCGCGCGACTCTACTGGTCCGCCCTGCCCCCGGGCCGGCGCGAGGCCTTCCGTTTCCACCATGTCTCGACGGACGAGGTCTTCGGCGCCCTGGGCGAGGACGGCGCCTTCAGCGAGGCCACGCCCTACGACCCCAACTCGCCCTACTCCGCCTCCAAGGCCGGCGCCGACCATCTGGTGCGGGCCTGGGGCCGGACCTACGGCCTGCCGGTGGTGATCACCAACTGCGCCAACAACTACGGCCCCTTCCAGTTCCCGGAGAAGCTGATCCCGACGGTGGTGGTGCGGGCCCTGGAGGGCAAGACCATCCCCGTCTACGGCGATGGCCGGCAGGTCCGCGACTGGCTGCACGTGGACGACCACGCCGAGGCCCTGCTCACCGTTCTGGACCGCGGCCGGCTGGGCGAGACCTACTGCATCGGCGGCGACTCCACCCGCCGCAACATCGAGGTCGTACGCATGCTCTGCGAGGCCCTGGACCGCCATGCCCCGGCCAACACCCCGCACGCCGACAAGATCACCTTCGTCACCGACCGGCCGGGCCACGACTTCCGCTACGCCATCGACGCCTCGAAGATCCGCGACGAGCTGGGCTGGGCCCCGCGCACGCCGGTCCCCCAGGGCCTGGACGAGACCGTGCGCTGGTACGTCGAGAACCAGGCCTGGTGGCAGGCCATCCGCGACCGCGGCTTCGCCTCCGAACGCCAGGGCCTGTCAGGCGGCGGGTGA
- a CDS encoding NADPH-dependent FMN reductase, with the protein MTAAAPLIVGLGGTTRAGSSTELALSAALSAAEGLGARTRLVGGAFLAELPIYDPRPGGPSERQAELADIVRGADGLILATPGYHGSLSGVVKNALDTLELLREDSRPYFSGRAVGVIVTAAGPQASGTTLTAVRSIIHALRGWPTPYGAAMTVNSASFGEDGRPREAHDAWQLDTVASQVVQFARMRFTS; encoded by the coding sequence ATGACCGCCGCTGCGCCCCTGATCGTCGGACTGGGCGGCACCACGCGGGCGGGCTCGAGCACTGAGCTTGCCCTGTCGGCGGCCCTTTCGGCGGCGGAAGGGCTGGGCGCCCGGACCCGGCTGGTGGGCGGCGCCTTCCTGGCCGAGCTCCCCATCTATGACCCGCGTCCCGGCGGCCCGTCGGAACGCCAGGCGGAACTGGCGGACATCGTGCGGGGCGCTGACGGCCTGATCCTGGCCACGCCCGGCTATCATGGCTCGCTCTCGGGGGTGGTGAAGAACGCCCTCGACACCCTGGAGCTTCTCCGGGAGGATTCCCGTCCCTATTTCTCGGGGCGCGCCGTCGGGGTGATCGTGACCGCCGCCGGCCCGCAGGCTTCGGGAACGACCCTGACCGCCGTACGCTCGATCATTCACGCCCTTCGCGGCTGGCCGACCCCCTACGGGGCCGCCATGACCGTCAACAGCGCCTCCTTCGGCGAGGACGGACGTCCGCGGGAGGCCCACGACGCCTGGCAGCTCGACACCGTCGCCAGCCAGGTCGTCCAGTTTGCAAGGATGAGGTTCACGTCATGA
- a CDS encoding MATE family efflux transporter: MPDLTTGPIGPTLVTFALPVLGTNILQSLSGTSNAFWVSHVLGPAALTATTNANQVFFLMMGAMFGVSMSANLLIGQAIGSGNRELAKRVVGTCIIFFLAISLLVGLTGFLATPGILAAMGTPGDARADATTYLRVIFMAIPIMYFFSFVQMAQRGTGDSRTPFYFALLAISMEVVLNPMLITGFGPFPRMGIAGSASATLICQGLTLAAIIFWLHRKDSILIPRPGELRNLIPDPSIIRSLVFKGLPMGLQMFIMSFAALTMTSFVNSYGSTTAAAYGVAMQMWAYVQMPAMALGMAVSSMAAQNVGAGRMDRVDQVAKTGIGYAALLSALPILLIYAAGPLAPRLFLPEGSPSIPIAQHINYFVLWGFIPFGMSFILSGIVRATGSVWPPLISMIIAMWGIRIPVATLLQPWLGADAVWISFPIGSIASCLLALAWYRWGNWRKSSLLAAFAPRSGEPEPNLAAAPPRVDTP; this comes from the coding sequence ATGCCGGACCTGACGACGGGCCCCATCGGCCCCACCCTCGTCACCTTCGCCCTGCCGGTGCTGGGCACCAACATCCTCCAGTCCCTCAGCGGCACCTCAAACGCCTTCTGGGTCAGCCATGTCCTGGGGCCAGCCGCCCTGACCGCCACCACCAACGCCAACCAGGTCTTCTTCCTGATGATGGGGGCCATGTTCGGGGTCTCCATGTCCGCCAACCTGCTGATCGGGCAGGCGATCGGATCTGGGAACCGCGAGCTCGCCAAGCGCGTGGTGGGCACCTGCATCATCTTCTTCCTGGCCATCTCCCTGCTGGTCGGCCTTACAGGCTTCCTGGCCACGCCGGGAATACTGGCCGCCATGGGCACCCCGGGCGACGCCCGGGCGGACGCCACGACCTATCTGCGGGTCATCTTCATGGCGATCCCCATCATGTACTTCTTCTCCTTCGTGCAGATGGCGCAGAGAGGGACGGGGGACTCTCGGACACCCTTCTATTTCGCCCTCCTGGCCATCTCGATGGAGGTCGTGCTCAATCCGATGCTGATCACCGGGTTCGGGCCGTTTCCCCGGATGGGCATCGCCGGGTCCGCCTCCGCCACCCTGATCTGCCAGGGGCTGACCCTTGCGGCGATCATCTTCTGGCTGCACCGGAAGGACTCGATCCTGATCCCCCGGCCGGGTGAACTTCGGAACCTGATTCCCGATCCCAGCATCATCCGCAGCCTGGTCTTCAAGGGCCTGCCCATGGGCCTGCAGATGTTCATCATGTCCTTCGCCGCCCTGACGATGACCAGCTTCGTCAACAGCTATGGCTCGACCACGGCGGCGGCCTACGGCGTGGCCATGCAAATGTGGGCCTATGTCCAGATGCCGGCCATGGCCCTCGGCATGGCGGTCTCGTCCATGGCGGCCCAGAACGTCGGGGCCGGGCGGATGGACCGCGTGGACCAGGTGGCCAAGACCGGCATTGGCTACGCCGCCCTGCTCAGCGCCCTGCCGATCCTCCTGATCTATGCGGCCGGGCCCCTGGCGCCCCGGCTCTTCCTGCCGGAGGGCAGCCCCTCCATCCCCATCGCCCAGCACATCAACTATTTCGTCCTCTGGGGATTCATCCCTTTCGGCATGAGTTTCATCCTCTCGGGCATCGTGCGGGCCACCGGCTCGGTCTGGCCGCCGCTGATCTCGATGATCATCGCCATGTGGGGCATCCGCATCCCGGTGGCGACCCTGCTCCAGCCCTGGCTGGGCGCCGACGCCGTCTGGATCAGCTTCCCAATCGGGTCGATCGCCTCCTGCCTGCTGGCCCTGGCCTGGTACCGCTGGGGCAACTGGCGCAAGTCGAGCCTTCTGGCCGCCTTCGCCCCCAGGAGTGGGGAGCCTGAACCCAACCTCGCCGCGGCCCCGCCCCGGGTGGACACCCCCTGA
- a CDS encoding DUF1013 domain-containing protein codes for MADILMPKATAVWLVDNTSLTFEQIADFCGLHPLEVKGIADGEVARDIRGADPIANGQLSREEIDAAQQDAKRRMTALKSRHAEHLKPAKKAPRYTPVSRRQDRPDAIAWFVRNHPEVADAQIARLLGTTKATIDQVRNRTHWNSANIKPVDPVSLGLSTQIELDDIVRKAAEKRARDNARKGIVEPEGPTLEPAAETTQEPWPQTDDED; via the coding sequence ATGGCCGACATTCTGATGCCGAAGGCGACCGCTGTCTGGCTGGTCGACAACACCTCCCTGACCTTCGAGCAGATCGCCGATTTCTGCGGTCTTCACCCCCTTGAGGTGAAGGGCATCGCCGATGGCGAGGTTGCGCGCGATATCCGCGGCGCCGACCCGATTGCCAATGGCCAGCTTTCCCGCGAGGAGATCGATGCGGCCCAGCAGGATGCGAAGCGTCGGATGACGGCGCTGAAGAGCCGGCATGCCGAGCACCTCAAGCCTGCCAAGAAGGCGCCGCGCTACACGCCGGTGTCGCGCCGCCAGGACCGCCCTGACGCCATCGCCTGGTTCGTCCGGAACCACCCGGAGGTCGCCGACGCCCAGATCGCCCGCCTGCTCGGCACCACCAAGGCCACGATCGACCAGGTGCGCAACCGCACCCACTGGAACTCGGCCAACATCAAGCCGGTCGACCCGGTGAGCCTCGGTCTCTCGACCCAGATCGAGCTGGACGACATTGTCCGCAAGGCCGCCGAGAAGCGCGCCCGCGACAACGCCCGCAAGGGCATCGTCGAGCCCGAGGGGCCGACTCTCGAACCGGCCGCCGAGACGACCCAGGAGCCCTGGCCCCAGACGGATGACGAGGACTGA